A window of Phaseolus vulgaris cultivar G19833 chromosome 4, P. vulgaris v2.0, whole genome shotgun sequence genomic DNA:
aattaaattaatggaATAATTTAGGCATCAGTatagtttttttaaacaattcagttttttcttttatacaaTTCAATTAAGTGTCATTTGGTTATGATATTCCTGAACAACCCTAATGAGTACATGTGGCTATCTATCTTTGTGCACAATtaggaaaatatttaaaatatatttctcttatctatttcttatttctttgatttgttttatttatttgaagaaaatgagaaaaaactATTAATCACATTCATTTCATGTAAGAAATTTTGCTTAACTTGCATATGATTACTAGATCtacaattttttcttttgaataatTAATACATTTGCATATTCAACACTTTGAACTAACAATATTGTGTTACTCGGTCTACATGTTTAGTgataatttatatttcttttagatttaaatatatgtaaaatacCTAACTTTAAATTGATTAAGTATATTGgattctttaaattttatttcaaacggaaaaattacatttttctaAAGTATCCTAATTATATTGGTTAGATATGTTGTTGACATTTGAATTAAGTGAGAAATATACTCTTTTAAATAATGACATTAAATTAAATAGGGTtcaattatttgaaatttatttatatatttgtgttgttaaattaaattttttacatgcaatttgaatttggagaggatcaatttgttaaataaaattaaccaTTAAAGTCAATAATAAATactagtttttctttttttgtgaAGAAGCTAATTTTAATTGCCAAAGGAAGTAATGTAAAAGAGAAAAGTGGTGACCATAAAAGAGTGTGGTCATTGGAATAGGAAGGAGGGTTGAAGTAGTTAAATTGTCTCCACACAAAAAATTATGTGACATGAAATTATGTAATGCCCCATCCCATTTTGTGCTTATGCCCAACTATTACAGTTTATTTTCTTAGCTCACATTTATGTCCCATATtgttaaaatttcatataataaaatgtttgtgtataaataaaaaaacttggTTGCTGTTACAAATTCAACTAAATTGAAGGAACTAACCAATGGGAGCACCAAATCTGTATGAAGTTGGTTAATAACATATTTCAACTGGATATATCAATTAGAGataataacaaattaattttataagattgagttagagttaataataaattggattttgtaagattgagttagacttaaagttcacttcttaatataacATTAGAGTCATGCAAAACCTATCCTAGcaagtatttgttgggtttattagGTCAGTCATTATCGGACcatctataaatatattatctCACGCACAAGTGGAAGGATTTCAATGTGagaaaatatgttaaaaatccTACatcgattaaaaaaaaaagacaaactaattttataaggttgaattaaACTAAAAGTATAAAATTTTTAACGAATCCCTAGACCAACACTCCTTATTGTTTGaattatatgtattattttcTTTGATATCTCCTTGTTAATTAGTCTCTATAAGTCTATGCTAGGCTGTGTAAGCTATTATTTTGTGTCCACCATTAATGAAGTTCAGATTTCCCATGTATCAGTTCTTAGAAGATTGAGAGTGAAATTTGTTCAAACATGTGATGAGTATACTTTAATCTTAGTCCATTTCACCAGTCGCTTTCCTTCTTCTTCCTATGCATAGCACATTATTGAGAATATTGCTAAGTACCTGATATATGTTAAACACTGTTAATCTCCCAAAGAGTTAATTAAGGAAAACAAACATATACAAAATAGCATGATCATCATAGATTACACTTTCTATATATAAGCAACATTAAAAAAGGGTTCTGAAATTGAATACCAAAGCCATGAAAATGCTGACAGAAGGTACCATTTTTCCATTAGTAGAAGCTTAGGACCTGCTAGAGAAATCAATAAATATCCCAGCAAGAGAAAAGTGATGATGGCATTGCACATAGCAAAACCAAGTAACTAATAATCAATTAATCTAATTAACTCTTCCACAAAATCAAACATGGAAAAGTTAACCATTAATttgattgattactttggtgtcagtggtgattgatgatgatgatgatgacgaCTAAGGTGGCAAAACAGTGGCTCCAAGAAATGATGTTCTCTTCACAAATCTACCTTTCATTCTTGGTCTTTTCTCTGCGTTCAACTTCCTCACTTCATACCTTATCTTCTTTGCAAACAAACGAGTTCTTCTCTTCTCTCGGTATCTTAACACTCTTGCTTCTCTTCCCCCATCTGCATGCCCTCTTAAACTTCTCATTTCCCCATAACAGCATAGAACATCCTCACCATTCGAACCCTTGACAAAAAAACTTGCACATCAACTATAGAAATAGCCATTATCATCAACTTTGAGCTTCATGTTAAAAGTTCATTCAAATATTTGTATTAGGTATATCGACGAATTTTGTATTGATTGCTGAACATGTAACACAATTCTTCCTCTATATTCGGATGTGAGATCCACCATTATGTTATAGGTAGAACTTTTTTAAAAGTTCTCTGAGAAGACTGAAAAGTTATTATCATAAAGAGACATTGAAATTTTTACATTGCATAATCAAATATcaaatatgtaataaaaaaaatcattaaataaaaactaattttagagacaaaaaataattagttgttaaattgactaaattagaaataattttaaagactaaaaaaattattcgttTCTAAATTCGTTTTtatgataaatagtttttaaatttgtatctaattagttaaaaatatttttgctaccaaatttagaatctaaatagttggtacactacaagaaaatcatgaaatagaaactaatttttagtgacaaaaaataattagttgttatattgactaaattagagaccattttatttaataaaccatttttgtttctaaattagcttatagtattgttaaatggtttctaaattggtatctaattagttgcTACCAAatatagaaactaaataattggtagttaaaacattggttactaattaaatactaatttagaaaccatttaacaataatagaaactaatttagaaactattttttttaatttctaaaatggtctataatttagttactatagcaactaagtattttttgtatctaaaattgatttatatttcatgttttttttagtggtagttaaaacattagtaactaattaaatatcaatttaaaaattatttgtcaataatagaaactaataattattttagtctctagaataatatttaatctaattaatataacaactattatttttaatttttaaaattagtttttatttaataattttttaatagtgaGTAGGGAGGATGATTGAGAGAACAACTTACCCAGAAGTCTAGCCAAAAATCATTCATTACCTTACCTATATAAATTTACATGTAAGGTATATCGGCGAATTTTTCATTGACTAATTATTGAAGAAGAAGATATAGCAAAATCTTCTTTCTATAGCCAAACATATGAGATCAACTGTGATATTTATAGGTAGAACTTTTTTAAAGTTCTCTCAGAAAACTGAAATTTTTTTTGTCACAGAATAAGTTAAACCAAACACACAAACACAATTGACATTGTTGCAGAAAAGCAGCAAGTTACCAATAAGTCTAAGAAGCACTGGTTTACCTACAAATTTTACATAAGTGTGTAGGAAAATTTGACATCGTTACCAAAATTATAACAGAAACCCTTTATGAATAATTTACAGTAGGTATATCGACAGATTTTGCTCGAAAGTATAACACAATTCTCTTATTTAGCCATAATGAACACTAGTGTATTATAGGTAGATGAACTATAGAACAAATTAAGAGCTAATTAACACAATTGACATCACTGCATAAGCAAAGAGGGTTGAGAGAAGAAGTTACCAATTGAAGTCTCGCGAGCTATCATTGGTTACCTACAAATTTGCATGTTAGGTATATCTACGAATTTTACATCGGTTACCGAAGACATAACACTTGTTGGAGATCTCAGATCGATTCAAGATTAAagtatttcataatatatagaCAGATGTAAATCTCATCTCATAAACTAGATTTATAAATTGAACTTAAAGTCCATTTCTCAATAAATCATCTCTAATTTAGGTATATCGACAAATTTTGTATTGATTTTTGAAGGCATAACACAATCCTTCTCATCATGTAGTTAGATATGAGACCAACTAGGACATTATAGAACTTTTGTTAAGTCCTCTCAAAAGCTGAAAAGTTATCATCATAAAATAAGTTGAACAAAAAAGACACTACGTTGACATTGTCACATAAGCAAAGAAGAAGGTTGAGAGAAGAAGTTACCAAGAAACCTGGCAAGAAATCATCAGAGTTGAAGTTAGGTGGGGTTCCTGTTGTCCATGGACAACCTTGACTGGCCCAAGCGGCAATAACATCTTCATAGTTTAGCCTCAAAAACATCTCCTTCTTATCCTGTTCCTGAGCAAGTGATTCTGACTCAACAATATCATTCCAATTCATGTCAAGAATAATCGAATCCAAATGGCAAGATGTGTCAGCATCGAGTTCTTCTTCATCTTTGACCTTCACCATTGCATCTTTTTCTCCAACTCCATCAACACATGCATCCAtttcatcgtcttcttctttgCAATCAAGCACAATTTCTGATCCTTTCACATGCTCAGATGAATCCTCATCAGCTCCATTTCCAAGCAAGCTTTCCACATCAGCAGCAAACTCAGCAAGATCCATATCAGATGGCAGAAACTCGCAAGAAAAATTTTCCAAGTCAAAGACTTCTTCACCAGCCaaaacctcttccttcacttcatTGTATACACTACAAAGCTCAGCATCAAACACGGGCACCCGGCACAATAGCTGCTCCTCACTCTCATCATTATACAGTGCTTCTTCACTTCCAAGCTCTGGCACAAGGGGAAGACTAATGGTGTTATTGAAAAAcacttgttgttgttgttgttcttcttctccttcttcatgtattttcttttgttgttgCTCTTGTAGCTTGGTGCTGTGGCGTGGTGTTCTTGCTTTTCGTGTGAATCCACTGTGCCATGCTACCTTTTTGTTATGATTAAGGGTGTCAGAGTAGTTGAGCTTAGAGGATGCAGTTTGAAGCTTGACCCTTTGGTGCCTGCTTGCTAATTGGTTGGCTGAGTGAACCATGTTGTCACAGCCATGGCAGAGGAAAGCATCATCAGCTGCACAATACCACCTTGCTCTTACTTTTAGACAGCTCTCGCAGGCTCGTGCAGTTCTAGCCCCTAATGCACTTGCTTCTTTCATTTCGTTGTTCATAGTTAGGAACTGGTTTTTGGCTGCAAAGAGAAAAGTGCAGTGAAAGGTTAACTGCTACCAACAAGGATTCATTACAAGTTGAGAGAGTGTTAGTGTATAGATCTAGAGAGCCCCCAAATTGTTCAAATTCAATTATTGGTTATTATGAGATTTGAGAATGTGAAGAGAAAGAAGCCCAGTGGGGTCTTATAGTTTGTTCTTACTTGGTTCCTTTCTCAGTTTATGCAGTAATTATGATTACGTGTTTATCTCTaactaaaaacttaaaaaaaagaagttaatcacgtttcttttttattattagtgaGATTTGGTTTCTTAGTAATAATAAATTCATTAGATTATTAAGACACTTTATCTTTAACTCAACGGTCTTGAAttacttttaaaactttttctgctttttttttttttcaaattggtGTCTTTGAACTTTGGTGTGTTTATTAGTTTAGGATTAGATTGTGTGTTTTTAAACTTGGAACTACTTAGGGTTTAGAGTAGTTTGGTTGGTTCTATATTAactggttgttttggtttgttgGATAAAGGTTAGATACTCATAAAgtaatacatatttatttattcattattattgatctaaattttattattattagtgttTATAAGCTAACTTGTACCTTCAATTTGCACCTAAGTTaactatgaaaaaaatattttattatttttcaattttttctccTAAAAGAACCATTGTTTTATGTACGTTTGATGATTTGCTACATGACAGTGGGTGAAGGTTTTAGGACCCACGATTTGGTCTGATCACAAAGCTGATTGGTTGGAATTTGATGTTCATCTTATTCTCTGAATTCTTATTCGTTACCTTTCCTTTTAAGGGATATCTATTGGATCCAATGCAGTTTATTTGTGAGTGTCTACTAGTGTGAGTGTTGTTGGTGTATGGTGGAATAAGACCTTTTTTGTTGTGTTGCAACTGTAATTCAATAATTCCCTTTTGCGGTCCTCACTTCACGTTGCTGTCACTTCCCTAATGCTTTGTCTTCAACTTCTCAACCATTCTCCTTTGCCATTCTGCATTTTCCACCAATAGATGCTGCCCTACGTTTGAATAACATATGGTTCAGGTTGACTAATTTTCTACAGTTAAGCTTCAGAATTGCTGCTTTTGCTTCAGGGAATTTTTAACCACAAAATTCAATGCCTTGTGTTTTCTTCCACTTGAATCTGTCCAAACTTGGTTAAATTTAGTAAGTGGATATTTCaccttgttttctcttttttatcTTACAATTGCAGATGTCACATCAATTACcgcatttcatagtatataagtggatgcaaagtgttaagttagatttaaagtcaacttcttaatatgataatatgatatcagaattattttaaaattcatctTGATGAGAGTTTCTTAGACTTATCAAACCACCCATAAATATACAGTTAGACATAAAAGTTGATAGTCTTAactgttgggtatgaagtcatgACCAATTGAGTTGGGCtgagtagacaccatgttttagtgagtgggcttaatcattgtgttcctttattatttctatttaaagatatcattgtacttgtaattggtgtgcaacaggatataatgaaaacctaataatTATTTCTGCAAAATTTGAAGTAAATGATATTTACTTCTTATTCACATATTCAAATGAGTAAAGTCCACCAACCAAACCATTATTGGCCAATCACATGAGTTGCTGATTTGACGGTTTGGAAAATGGTGATGATTTATTTGATTGGTGTAGATAACCCCACCAAGACAGTGAAATGGTTGTGTTTAATCATCTTTTTAGCTTGTTAGCTCAAATTTCATGGATGATAGAGAATTGTGATATGAAAACTTAGAGATAACATAGGAGCAATTAATCAGACAGTGATACTGTAACAAATTTGCTCCAAGTGCTGACATTCTAGGAATGAGTCCAAAGAATAGGTTACCATAAATTTTCCTGCATTTCATATGGGCCCATATATTCTCTATTAATAATGAAAAACCACAAATTGCACCATGGACACACATAGATGCAGCCAAAAAGGTTGCTTTTTGAGACTGTGTTGGTTCTGCAATGTTATGAACAGTGACGAGTGTCTTCCTTGGCACCCTTCTACAACTTTCCTTTCAATAAATTCTCCATCATGGGTGCTCCCTCGATCTTATCCTCTGGCTTAAATTGCAAACAGTAGAGGAAAAATTAAAGGGGACATGGACAGGCACAGAGGGAACAAATTCTTTGCCTGCTAGCTTCTATGCAGTAACTCGGAGCAGTGTAGAGAGATCTTAGTACAATGTTCATATCAGATTGATGATGATGTTATAAAATCTTCAAGTTTGATGGAACCATAGCAGTAACCTAACTTATGACACTTGTTTGTGTGTAATCAGATATGAATGTTTAACATCTATATcagatattttttctttataacaGAATCTCAGAGTATGCATGCCAAAACTTGTAACTGATAAATCCTATGCTGTTCCATAGCTATCACTGTGATGCAATTCTTGAAAATGtttgtttgttatttatttattgtaataaatttgaatttgagcATAACTTGCCATtatcaataaatttataaatatcttaatatgattttttgttatattattttttttaaaaataatttgaagtgtaactcaaccttataaaatttatttataaggttaagtttgcactcacttatatattatgaaatgtcgaTCTGATAATTTCAACAAACTATTGTTAGGATAAGTTCAAAATGACTATGAAATCATATTAAGAACTATACGAGTGACCTACCTGATCTTCTGTAGAAATTTTCTAGATCAATGATTAGACCATGCAAACAAGAAATGTGTTTTCTTGTATAAAAGAAAGAATTACTGGAAGGTTTTAAATTGGTAGTCTCGTATTTCAcgtaaatttaaaacataattcaatcttataaaatcgatttataaGATGAATTTAAGAGTCATTTATACATTATGAAATGTTATTATACTAGTCGATTTGGGATctcaaaaaattaataatttcatGAGTAGTTCAAGTAGATAAGACTGTAATAATATAACCCTTaacaaatttcttaaaatataatatagtaTGAACTTAAggttttaatttaaatgtatttGTTGAactaatatactttttttttatctcagaCGGTGGGCACACTTATAAAcatatgtttattatttattaggGAAATAAAGCTATTCGAAGaccaaattaaattttaaatttggaatTTGGAATTTCAATATGCTGTTTTGAACAATTAAGTAAATGAATTTTAGtgcttatttatttaaaaaaagaccAAAAGTTAAAAttctcaattaattttaaacataattaatggTCTTTTACTATCGAAGGCATGGATAGGTTTATCCAGAAACATTACAACTTAATTAGCATTTTCGAATTCAAATCTTATATGTTAAATATCAGAAATAAATTATCTATTACTTATAATATCTTTATCtgactaaaataatatataaagaaatatgTTATGCATTAAAaagttattaagattttaaattatgaaCAGCAATTAATTATAGTTCTACGAGTTTTGAAGATTATGGCAACAGATATTGAAGCCGTTTGTCAACAATTTTTGTTTGTAATttcatcaataattttttttaatcatgattctctttaatttaaaaaaaatgtatattttgtatattttaatacTTAACTTATCTTACTGGTATTTTGTTGATGATATTTTGTTTGTCAATTTCATAGAGTACAAATTAGCTAATAATATATTGTGAAAATTTTAAGTTATTtacttgaatttaaaattaaggAATACGTATATAAAAAATCGTTTGGATTAGGTGACACGTGGAGTGAATACATGTGATGATATGATTGTAACTTTGTTGCTATGTATTTCAAAAAAATGTGATTTCTAATGTAAGGAAATTGGTTGATTAGTATGACTAGGATTTAAATatcttatgaaaaaatattttaatattaaagtaaatatttagtttaattttacaGGTAATGTAACATTTTCATTGTGATTATTCTAAATATTcatatcattttatttaatatattatatacatcTAATTtacttctctttttttttatcgtttCTCAAAGTTAAAATTCATTACTTAAATCTTTACTCTTATATAAAACATGATCATTgcagattaaaaaaaaacacaaacaatacATAGTAAATTGTTatgttttaaacttttaatacaattttataacCGATATTCATTTAAGAATATTCTCATATCTCTTAATTTACATCACAACACATGAATATTCACACTTCATCCAATTTAGTGAATTCAATCATGAATCTAGGATTCTATTGAAAAGTAAAATCAACTTTCCCTACCAGAGTAGAAATGGGCATGCTAACAAAAAGTTCTAACTCCTATAGAAAAATAAGGATAACATAACATGCACCACATACTTTTTATTAATCATCCAAACATATCACCAAGACTCTAAACCAATATAGACTAATCATGAAGCTATAACTACCACATGCAAACACGTCTACCCATGCAAACTATAAAACTCAAAACTAACTTAAAGggaaaaaagagtaaaaataaaCTTACTTTAACCAAAATTTTAATAGGGCAGTATTACTCTACTCATTATCAAGAGTCTAGTGGTAGCCTTTGATCGTCAATTTTATGAAGGAAAGGTTCGAAAATTAGAGAGAAAGGAGAggagaaaagagaaaagtttTCTAGAGAGATAATGATTATTTCAAAATGAAAcgtaaataacttatttttctatttatatacatattgtcggtttaataataaaatattcattgtCATTTTAATTATGTCACTTTTACTCTAAAACTATCTTATGTATTGatatttaaaaccttttttctataaattctcATTATCTAagcataattttaaataaaataatggatCTTTATAGGTCTTGTCTTGTATTTGTCAAAGTGTACACTActtgatatttaattttatatatcatAGCTTACCTTACACTTTTATTAATGTAAGAAGGTATTTATATTCATGGGAGGTGACTTGTATCTTCAATAGTTCAAATCAAAGATAACTATTTTGAAAACATATGATTGAACATTGCATATTCATAAATAGTTGTGTTGTTCAAACATTAACATGGTCAAGATTTTAACAAAGAGATGGTGACTCTGATTGAGAGATGGAAATAAAGATATGTGaagtttatctttttctttataaGAGACttcttagaatgaaaattttgttgttggactaatgtaatatttgtaggtcttatcatttttttttcttccttcacttctttatttcttttatttatttctctatTGTTTTGGAATGATATCTCATTTGTTTTAAGGTTTAAGGTTTTGAGTTTAAGATTAGATCACGTAGATAACAAAGAATAAAGAAAtggattaaataaaaaaaatcaataatttaaatatttgaattttttttttttttcattttgcatCATAATTTTAGTGATACATAATAACTCATATTTTGTGCatagaattataattttattgtatattgaaaaacactttccatatactttatttttaattttgaactcATTTCCTcttaacataaataaatttgattcaatatacatatttattttaatggtGTATTTTAAGCAAATCTAACATTTGCTTAATCTTTTATCAATAACTTTTTATCTaggtattattttttaactgtGCATTGAGTTCtacattttctaaaaattttaaaataacatatgATTTTCTAAATTTAGGATTCTCTACTcctttttactatttttaaaagttGAGATAAATatgcta
This region includes:
- the LOC137838026 gene encoding zinc finger protein CONSTANS-LIKE 16-like, which translates into the protein MNNEMKEASALGARTARACESCLKVRARWYCAADDAFLCHGCDNMVHSANQLASRHQRVKLQTASSKLNYSDTLNHNKKVAWHSGFTRKARTPRHSTKLQEQQQKKIHEEGEEEQQQQQVFFNNTISLPLVPELGSEEALYNDESEEQLLCRVPVFDAELCSVYNEVKEEVLAGEEVFDLENFSCEFLPSDMDLAEFAADVESLLGNGADEDSSEHVKGSEIVLDCKEEDDEMDACVDGVGEKDAMVKVKDEEELDADTSCHLDSIILDMNWNDIVESESLAQEQDKKEMFLRLNYEDVIAAWASQGCPWTTGTPPNFNSDDFLPGFLGSNGEDVLCCYGEMRSLRGHADGGREARVLRYREKRRTRLFAKKIRYEVRKLNAEKRPRMKGRFVKRTSFLGATVLPP